DNA sequence from the Bacteroidota bacterium genome:
AGATGTTTCAATTGTTTGTGTCATTACGGCTTTAGCATTTTTTTGGTTCATCATAGAAATCATTTTATTTAACAATTGTATTCCGCTTGGTGCATCGGCAAAAATAATTCCACTGAATATAAGTATTGTAAAGAATATTCGTTTCATTTCATCTCCTTTTTTTTGGCAAACTGCCAACTCCCATAAAATTAAAATTATCTATTTTTTCTTTTGAATAATTGTCTTTAAGAATTCCATTAAAAAACATTTCCATAGAATATTTCTTAATTTTTTCAATATCAAAATGTTTTCTCTGAATAAAATAATGCAGGGCAATTCCATCTAACGAACTAAATAGCAAAAATGTAAAATATTCCTTGTTTATATTTTTCAACAAGCCCTCTTTTTTTCCAGCATCTATAATTGGTACTATTATTTTATATAGATTTCTTAATATCTCACTTAAATCTATTTTTGAAGATTGTTCCAAATCTTTCCTAATTGCGAAAAGCATGATCTCCATTAGAATAATTAATTGATGATAATTTTTCTCATTTATGGATGAAAGATAATCAAAAGTGAGGTCAAAAATCTTTTCTAACTTTTTTTTGGTGGAAATTTCTAATTTATTTAGTTGCTTCCAGCCGGAAAATAAATCTTTGAAAAAATAATTTAACATCTCTTCAAATATTTCCTCTTTACTTTTGAAATACTCATAGATTGTTCCTTTTCCAATATCTGCTTGTTTGGCTATTGAAGCAATTGTTCCTTTATTTATGCCGTCTTTTGCAAATATTATCACTGCAGAATCAAGTATACTTTTTCTTTTGGATTGACTTTTTTCTTTTGGACTCATA
Encoded proteins:
- a CDS encoding TetR/AcrR family transcriptional regulator → MSPKEKSQSKRKSILDSAVIIFAKDGINKGTIASIAKQADIGKGTIYEYFKSKEEIFEEMLNYFFKDLFSGWKQLNKLEISTKKKLEKIFDLTFDYLSSINEKNYHQLIILMEIMLFAIRKDLEQSSKIDLSEILRNLYKIIVPIIDAGKKEGLLKNINKEYFTFLLFSSLDGIALHYFIQRKHFDIEKIKKYSMEMFFNGILKDNYSKEKIDNFNFMGVGSLPKKRR